A region from the Lolium perenne isolate Kyuss_39 chromosome 4, Kyuss_2.0, whole genome shotgun sequence genome encodes:
- the LOC127348429 gene encoding BTB/POZ and MATH domain-containing protein 1-like: MAASSGVAGDDPISRSASSIVASAVSGSHLLKIVGYSRTKEVPNGKQIRSFPFRVGGRTWHLDYFPNGAMPEDIDFISLYLTLDDTVAKDKAVKAQAKFSLLDQHGKPVPTHNFTTQIRDFAVCKGWGIKRLIKREELEKSEHLKDDSFTVKVDVTILSDFHVQETPSILEPPSISVPPPDMQRHFGDLLSSKVGIDVKFRVGQETFSAHRLVLAARSPVFRAEFFGPMKEGTMREAIQIDDMEAEVFKALLTFMYTDALPDMDQGEECAMAQHLLVAADRYDLGRLKLICQDKLSSGIDTSSVATILALADQHHCHELKAACLKFLSSPANLDVVMESEGFELLTKSCPGVMKDILRSHVAPSLLGKTKSRASA; this comes from the coding sequence ATGGCGGCCTCCTCGGGTGTCGCCGGCGACGACCCGATTTCTAGATCCGCCTCGTCCATCGTCGCCAGTGCAGTGAGCGGCTCCCACTTGCTCAAGATCGTCGGCTACTCCCGCACTAAGGAGGTCCCCAATGGCAAGCAGATCCGCTCTTTCCCATTCCGGGTCGGAGGCCGCACATGGCATCTGGATTACTTTCCTAACGGGGCCATGCCCGAGGACATCGATTTCATATCCCTCTATCTCACCCTGGATGATACCGTTGCGAAAGACAAGGCCGTGAAGGCACAAGCCAAATTCAGCTTACTGGACCAACATGGGAAGCCGGTGCCAACGCATAACTTCACTACCCAGATCAGAGACTTTGCTGTGTGTAAAGGTTGGGGAATCAAAAGGTTGATCAAAAGGGAGGAATTGGAGAAATCAGAGCATCTCAAGGATGATTCCTTCACTGTGAAGGTCGATGTTACTATCTTGAGCGACTTCCACGTGCAGGAGACACCATCAATTTTGGAGCCACCATCCATTTCGGTGCCACCACCTGACATGCAACGGCACTTCGGGGATCTCCTGTCGAGCAAGGTGGGCATTGATGTCAAATTCCGAGTCGGCCAGGAGACATTCTCGGCCCACCGTTTGGTGCTCGCGGCGCGGTCTCCGGTCTTCAGAGCAGAGTTCTTTGGGCCGATGAAGGAGGGGACGATGAGAGAGGCCATACAAATTGATGACATGGAAGCAGAAGTGTTTAAGGCTTTGCTTACCTTCATGTACACGGATGCACTGCCAGATATGGATCAGGGAGAAGAATGCGCCATGGCTCAGCATTTGCTTGTTGCTGCGGACAGATATGATCTGGGCAGGCTGAAGTTGATTTGTCAAGATAAGTTGAGCAGTGGTATCGATACGAGCTCTGTGGCGACCATCTTGGCATTGGCAGATCAGCACCACTGCCATGAGCTTAAGGCGGCATGCTTGAAGTTCCTCAGCTCACCGGCAAATCTGGATGTGGTCATGGAGTCTGAAGGTTTTGAGTTATTAACCAAGAGCTGCCCCGGTGTTATGAAGGATATCCTCAGGTCCCATGTTGCCCCTAGTTTACTTGGGAAAACAAAATCAAGAGCATCAGCATGA
- the LOC127292930 gene encoding BTB/POZ and MATH domain-containing protein 2 has protein sequence MPTFSPVAGDGPPSGSASSIVAGAVSGYHLLKIVGYSRTKELPNGQYIKSRPFRVGGRTWHVRYCPNGSQSNSIDFISFFLKFDDTLAEGETVKAQYKFSLLDQHGKPVLAYTKTGRIREFSMDGQYWGFDKFISREALEKSEHLKDDSFTVKVDVTIMGDFHTQDTPSIVLPPSDMHRHFGDLLSSKVGVDVEFRVGGETFSAHRSVLAARSPVFRAQFYGPMKVGTTAEAICIDDIEAHVFNALLTFMYTDALPEMKHGEESAMAQHMLVAADKYDLDRLKLICEDKLSRGISTSSVATFLALADQHHCYDLKAACLEFLSSPTNLVAAMESEGFEFLTKSCPGVMKDLLMSQVVPTLLGKENQVHQREVSVLM, from the coding sequence ATGCCTACATTCTCGCCTGTGGCCGGAGACGGCCCTCCTTCCGGATCCGCTTCTTCCATTGTCGCTGGCGCCGTGAGCGGCTACCACTTGCTCAAGATCGTCGGCTATTCACGCACCAAGGAGCTCCCCAACGGCCAGTACATCAAATCCCGCCCGTTCCGTGTGGGAGGCCGCACATGGCATGTGCGCTACTGTCCCAACGGGTCGCAATCCAACAGCATCGATTTCATATCCTTCTTTCTCAAATTCGATGATACTCTTGCAGAAGGAGAGACCGTGAAGGCACAATATAAGTTCAGCTTACTCGACCAACATGGGAAGCCGGTGCTGGCCTATACCAAGACGGGTAGAATCCGTGAATTTTCCATGGATGGACAATATTGGGGATTTGACAAGTTTATCAGCAGGGAGGCATTGGAGAAATCAGAGCATCTCAAGGACGATTCCTTCACTGTCAAGGTCGATGTAACTATCATGGGCGACTTCCACACGCAGGACACGCCATCCATCGTACTGCCACCGTCTGACATGCACCGGCACTTCGGTGATCTCCTGTCGAGCAAGGTGGGTGTCGATGTTGAGTTCCGAGTCGGCGGGGAGACATTCTCCGCACACCGGTCCGTGCTCGCTGCGCGGTCTCCGGTCTTCAGAGCACAGTTCTATGGCCCGATGAAGGTGGGAACCACCGCAGAGGCCATATGCATAGATGACATTGAGGCACACGTCTTTAATGCTCTGCTTACTTTCATGTACACGGATGCATTGCCGGAAATGAAGCATGGAGAGGAATCTGCCATGGCTCAGCATATGCTTGTTGCTGCGGACAAGTATGATCTGGACAGGCTGAAGCTGATTTGTGAAGATAAGTTGAGCAGAGGTATAAGTACGAGCTCTGTGGCGACCTTCTTGGCGTTGGCGGATCAGCACCACTGCTATGACCTTAAGGCGGCATGCTTGGAGTTCCTCAGCTCGCCGACGAATCTGGTTGCAGCCATGGAGTCTGAAGGTTTTGAGTTCTTAACTAAGAGCTGCCCTGGTGTTATGAAGGATCTCCTAATGTCCCAGGTTGTTCCTACTTTACTTGGAAAAGAAAATCAAGTGCATCAACGTGAGGTTTCAGTCCTGATGTGA
- the LOC139830856 gene encoding BTB/POZ and MATH domain-containing protein 2-like, with amino-acid sequence MTTSFRIAGEGLPTGSASSIIAGAVSGYHLLKIVGYSRTKEVPNGKGIDSCPFGAGGRTWHVRYYPNVDPKNVDCISLYLTLDDTVAKAEAVKAQAKFSLLDQHGKPVPAYTKTTAIRDFSVGNNSWGFDKFIEREALEKSDHLKDDSFTVKVDVTVIGECHAQKISSIVVPPSHMYRLFGDLLSSKTGIDVEFRVGGEMFSAHRLVLAAWSPVFRAQFYGPMKEGTTTEAICIDDMEADVFKALLSFMYADALPDMKQEEEYAMTLNLLVAADRYDLERLKLLCEDKLCNHINTSSVSTILALAEQHHCHELKAACMEFLSSPVNLDEAMESEGFDVLAKSCPGVMKDLLRSQIVPSLLGKRKPRE; translated from the coding sequence ATGACGACCTCCTTTCGTATCGCCGGCGAGGGCCTCCCCACCGGATCCGCCTCCTCCATCATCGCCGGCGCCGTGAGCGGCTACCATCTGCTCAAGATCGTTGGTTACTCGCGCACCAAGGAGGTCCCTAATGGCAAGGGCATCGACTCTTGCCCGTTCGGGGCTGGAGGCCGCACATGGCATGTTCGTTACTATCCCAACGTGGACCCCAAGAATGTGGATTGCATATCCCTCTATCTCACACTCGATGATACCGTTGCCAAAGCCGAGGCCGTGAAGGCACAAGCCAAATTCAGCTTACTCGACCAacatgggaagccggtgccggcctATACCAAGACTACCGCGATCAGAGACTTTTCCGTGGgtaacaactcttggggatttgacAAGTTTATTGAAAGGGAGGCATTGGAGAAATCAGATCATCTCAAGGACGATTCCTTTACTGTCAAGGTCGATGTTACTGTCATCGGAGAGTGCCACGCGCAGAAGATCTCATCCATCGTGGTGCCACCGTCTCACATGTACCGGCTCTTTGGGGATCTCCTGTCGAGCAAGACAGGCATCGACGTTGAATTCCGAGTCGGCGGGGAGATGTTCTCGGCGCACCGATTAGTGCTAGCAGCGTGGTCTCCAGTTTTCAGAGCACAGTTCTATGGCCCGATGAAGGAGGGAACCACCACAGAGGCCATATGCATAGATGACATGGAGGCAGACGTGTTTAAGGCTCTGCTTTCCTTCATGTACGCGGATGCGTTGCCGGATATGAAGCAAGAAGAAGAATATGCCATGACTCTGAATTTGCTTGTTGCAGCAGACAGGTATGATTTGGAGAGGCTGAAGCTCCTCTGTGAAGATAAGTTGTGCAATCATATCAACACGAGCTCCGTGTCGACCATCTTGGCATTGGCGGAGCAGCACCACTGCCATGAGCTTAAGGCAGCATGCATGGAGTTCCTCAGCTCGCCGGTGAATCTGGATGAGGCCATGGAGTCTGAAGGTTTTGATGTTTTAGCCAAGAGCTGCCCAGGTGTTATGAAGGATCTCCTCAGGTCCCAGATTGTTCCTAGTTTACTTGGGAAAAGAAAGCCAAGGGAATGA